Genomic segment of Candidatus Omnitrophota bacterium:
ACGGCATTTGGTCAGGGCTTCCAGTTCGGCTTTCCTGGCGTCGCTCAAAGGATTGGACATCACAACGCTCAAAATACCGCCGATGCGGTCCAGGGGGACCACCCTCTCGCGCAAAGCAATCTCCCTGGGGATCACGGTCAGGACCTGCGGGTCGATGTTGTATTTGTTGACCGCGATGTAGGGTAACCCGCATTGGACCACCAGGGCCACCACGATGTCCCGTTCATCCAGATACCCCAATTTGACAAGGATCTCGCCGACAAAACCGTTCTCTTTTTTCTGGACCTCAAGCGCGTGGTCCAGCTGGCCCTGGGTGATGCGCTTGCGTTTCATCAGAATTTCGCCGATCAATACACGTTGCATGACCTCACTCCTGGGTCGCGACACGGTAAACCTCCGCCAATGTTGTCTGTCCTTCATTCATTTTATCAACCGCATCGTCAAAAAGCAACTGCATCCCCTGATTTTCCCGCGCGTAATGGGCGATATCATCCGAGGACTTGCCGCGGATGAGCATGTCCCGCACGGCATCATCCACCTGCAGGATCTCGGTGATCCCCAAACGGCCCAGATATCCGGTATGGCGGCACTGGTCGCATCCCTTGCCCTCATAAAAAACCGTGCCCGGCTTGACCTTGCCTTGAATGGCGGCCAGGGCCTTGGCCGGGAGCTTCACCGGCTCTTTGCAATGCGGGCATACGCGCCGGCACAGACGCTGGGCGCACACAACGACCAGGCTGGAGGCCACCAGGAACGGCTCCAGGCCCATGTCCACCAGGCGGGTCACCGCTCCGGACGCGTCATTGGTATGCAGCGTCGAGAGCACCAATTGCCCGGTCAGGGAGGCCTTGATGGCGATGTCCGCGGTCTCGGTGTCGCGGATCTCACCGACCATGACAATGTCCGGGGACTGGCGCAGGACGGCCTTAAGCCCCGTGGCAAAATCAAGCCCGATGTCATGTTTGACCTCGATCTGCGTGAGGCCTTCAATGAGGTATTCCACCGGGTCCTCGATAGTGATGATATTACGGTCCGCCGTATTGAGTTTATTGATCATCGAATACAGGGTCGTGCTTTTGCCGCTTCCCGTCGGACCGGTGACGAGGATCATCCCGAACGGTTTATAGATGGCCTCATCCATGATCTTGATGGAACGCCCGGAAAACCCCAATTTCTCCAAGCCCATGGACAAACTGGCCTTGTCCAGGACGCGCATGACCACTTTCTGGCCGAACGTCGTCGGGAGCAAAGAAACGCGAAAATCCACTTCCTGGGAGGACACGCGCATCTTGAAACGGCCGTCCTGGGGCGTCTGGGTGGTGGTGATGTCTATGCGCGACATGATCTTGATGCGCACGGTCACCGCGCTCTGGCTGTCTTTGGGGATGACCAGCGTGTCCTGCAGAATGCCGTCGATGCGGTAACGCACGCGCATCCCTTCGGGTGTCGGCTCCATGTGGATGTCGGAGGCGCGCTGGCGGATGGCCTCCTTGATGACCAGATTGACCATGCGGATGATGGGCGCCTCTTGGCCGGTATCCGTGTTCGTCTCGGACGGACCCTCGGAGATGATCTCAAAATTGGCGGACTCAATGTTGTGGGTGACATCGGCGATGCTTTGCGCGGCCGTATCATAAAAGTTATCAATGGCCTGTTGGACCTGCGACGCTGTCGCGACCATGACATCCACTTTTTTGCCTGTGATGTTGCTCAGGTCATCAATGGCGAACACGTTCAAAGGGTCGGCCATGGCCACGGTCAGCGTGCCGCCCAGACAGGAGATCGGCATCACCTGATTCTGGCGGGCGATCTTTGCGGGGACCATGCTTTTAAGCCGCTCGTCAAAATGGTATTTGCTTAAGTCAACCGACGGGACCTTCAATTCGCGCACCAGAAGTGCGAGCAGGTCATGTTCGGAAATGACCCCCTGTTTCAAGATCGAGCTGACAAGCCCCGTGCCGGCCTTGCGCTGGGCATAGACAATGGCGTCCAGGTCCGCCGGGTTGACCCCCGGGATCTGGCGTAATACTTTCAATATTTTATCTCTCGTGAATTCCATATTAATCCGGCGCGGTCAGGCGCACCACTTCTTCCAAAGTCGTCAACCCCCGCGCCGCCTTGATGACAGCGTCTTCGCGCATGGTCCTCATCCCCTGGGTGCGGCCGCAGGCCTTGATGTCCGCCTCCGATGACCGGACCAGGATCAATTCCTTGACCTGGGGCGTCAGGGTCAAGATCTCGGTGATCCCCACCCGGCCCTGATAACCGGTGTTGAAGCATTTGGCGCAACCTTTGGGTTTGTAAAAGACCATGTCGTGACCGGGCACCAGGTCCTTGACCTTGAACGGACGCGCGGCTTCGTCAGAAAGGGTATATGTTTCCCGGCATTTGGGGCATACGCGCCTGACAAGCCGCTGGGACACGATGGCCACCACCGAGGAACAGATCAAAAACGGCTCCACCCCCATGTTGATCATACGGGTGATGGACCCGGCAGCGGTCGTTGTATGCAAAGAACTGACGACCAGATGGCCCGTGAGAGCGGCTTTCACCGCGATGTCAAGGGTTTGCGCGTCGCGGATCTCACCGATCAAAATGACGTCGGGATCCTGCCGTAAAATAGAACGCAGCGTCACCGGGAACGTCAAGCCGACTTCCGTGCGGATATTAACCTGATTGAAACCCTTGATCTGGAATTCCACCGGGTCCTCGACGGTGATGATATTCTTTCCCGGAGAATCGACGAACTTCAGGATCCCGTAGAGGGTCGTGGTCTTGCCGCTGCCCGTGGGGCCGCAGGCCAGGATAAGCCCGTGGGGACGCTGACAGCTTTCCTTGAGACGCGCCAGCGACGATGGCTCGAACCCCAGCTTGTCCAGTTCCAGGATGTCCAGGCTCCTGTCCAGAATGCGCAGGACGATCTTTTCCCCCAAAGCCGTCGGCAAAACGCTGACGCGAAAGTCCACTTCCTGGCCGCGGTCGGTGACAATACGAAAACGCCCGTCCTGGGGCAGGCGGTGTTCGGCGATGTCCAGGTTGGCGATGACCTTGACGCGCGAGATCACGGGAAAATGCATCATCTTGGACATGCGGTCCATCTCGCGGATCATGCCGTCCACACGGTAACGGATGCGCAGGGTCGACTCCATGGGCTCGATGAACACGTCGCTGGCCTTGGCCAGCACCGCCTGCTGGATGATCGTATTGGTCAGCGTGATGATGGGCGCTTCCCGCGTGATGTTCTCAATCTCTTTCTTGTTCATCGCCACCGGCATGTCCTTGACCAGCTCCAGGTCTTGCCCCTCCTTGATGTCCTTGAAGATCGCGGCGAGTGTCGTGGACGTGTCGGTATCGTAGAACTTTTCAATGGCGGCCCTGATCTCCTTGAGCCGGGCGATCACGGGATGGATGGAAAGGCCGGTCAGGGCCCTGACGTTATCAATGGCAAAAATGTTCAAAGGGTCCGACATCACCACGGTCAACTGGTCGCCGATCCTGGCAATGGGCACGATGTGGTAGGCCTGGGCGATCTCCTTGGGGATGATCTTGACCACGGCGGGATCGATCTTCATCGACGACAAACTGATGATGGGAATGTCCAGATTTTCGCTTAAGGCCACGCTCAACTGGTCTTCAGTGATGACATTGAGTTTGACGAGGATCTTGCTCAATTCCCCACCGAATTTTCTATGTTCGGCCAAGGCCTTGTCCAGGGCCTCGGGGGTGATGAGCTTGTCGCGCAGCAGGATCTCTCTAAGGCGTTCTTGGAGGAATTGCATCGGGCGCCTCGTGAATAAATTTTAACTCATGTTCACTCGGCACGATGCCGAGCGTCAGCGCGAGGCATCGCCGGATTCGTAATAACGTTTGATGCCGTTTTTGATCTCCGACGCGGTACTGACAAAGGCATGCACGGCGCAGGAAGTCACGCGCTCGACGTCTTCAAGCGCCTGGACGTTGAGGGGATTCGCCATGGCCAGCGTCAAACTGCGGCCGATCCTGTCGATGGGGATCAGGCAATATTTCTTGCAAATGTCGACGGGAACGGCGGCAACGACCTCGCGGGAGATCTCGTAATTGGACAGGGGCAGGAACGGAAAACCGTACTGGCAGGTCAGGGCCTGCACGATATCCTCCTCGGTCGCGTACTTCAGAGCGACCAAGGCCTCGCCGAACAGCAACCCCAGCTCTTTCTGCTCCTTGAGGGCCGACTCCAGCTGGACACGGCTGATGACGCCGCGCTCAAGCAGGATCTCCCCCAATGGCTTGTTGACCGTCTTGCGGAAATTCTTCATCGTTTTATGATAGCATAAATTATTAAAACATCGTCCGTCTTTTACTTAAATTCAGCAGAAAACCCAGCATAACGGCGAACACAACAAACGAAGTCCTGCCGTAACTGACCAGGGGCAGGGTGATGCCGACGACCGGAAAAAGCCCGACGACCATGCCGATATTGATGACCACCTGCATGGCCAGGATGCTCACTATCCCCACGGTCACCATCTGGCCGAAACGGTCCTTATGGTGCCCGGCGATCAAAAACCCGCAATAGATGAGCGCCGCGTAACAATAGACCGTGAACATCGCGCCGGCCAGGCCCCATTCTTCCCCGATGACGGAAAAAATGAAATCCGTATGGCGTTCGGGAAGGAAGTTGAGCTGGTTCTGCGTTCCCGCCAGCCACCCCTTGCCCAACAGCTGTCCTGACCCGACCGCGATCTTGGACTGGATAATGGTATATCCCGCGCCCGTCGGGTCATGGCTGGGATCGATGAAGACCAGAAGCCGGTCGCGTTGATAGGCTTTCAGGACATGCCAGACAAAAGGCACAACGGCCAGGACCGCGGCGATAAAAGCGGCAAACATCTTGAAGGACAGGCCGCTCATGAACAGCATGACCAAAAATATCCCGAAAATGAGGATCGCGGTCCCCAGGTCGGGTTGTTTGAATATCAAAAAGATAGAAATGCCCGTGAGCATCAAGGGG
This window contains:
- a CDS encoding GspE/PulE family protein — protein: MEFTRDKILKVLRQIPGVNPADLDAIVYAQRKAGTGLVSSILKQGVISEHDLLALLVRELKVPSVDLSKYHFDERLKSMVPAKIARQNQVMPISCLGGTLTVAMADPLNVFAIDDLSNITGKKVDVMVATASQVQQAIDNFYDTAAQSIADVTHNIESANFEIISEGPSETNTDTGQEAPIIRMVNLVIKEAIRQRASDIHMEPTPEGMRVRYRIDGILQDTLVIPKDSQSAVTVRIKIMSRIDITTTQTPQDGRFKMRVSSQEVDFRVSLLPTTFGQKVVMRVLDKASLSMGLEKLGFSGRSIKIMDEAIYKPFGMILVTGPTGSGKSTTLYSMINKLNTADRNIITIEDPVEYLIEGLTQIEVKHDIGLDFATGLKAVLRQSPDIVMVGEIRDTETADIAIKASLTGQLVLSTLHTNDASGAVTRLVDMGLEPFLVASSLVVVCAQRLCRRVCPHCKEPVKLPAKALAAIQGKVKPGTVFYEGKGCDQCRHTGYLGRLGITEILQVDDAVRDMLIRGKSSDDIAHYARENQGMQLLFDDAVDKMNEGQTTLAEVYRVATQE
- a CDS encoding ATPase, T2SS/T4P/T4SS family; protein product: MQFLQERLREILLRDKLITPEALDKALAEHRKFGGELSKILVKLNVITEDQLSVALSENLDIPIISLSSMKIDPAVVKIIPKEIAQAYHIVPIARIGDQLTVVMSDPLNIFAIDNVRALTGLSIHPVIARLKEIRAAIEKFYDTDTSTTLAAIFKDIKEGQDLELVKDMPVAMNKKEIENITREAPIITLTNTIIQQAVLAKASDVFIEPMESTLRIRYRVDGMIREMDRMSKMMHFPVISRVKVIANLDIAEHRLPQDGRFRIVTDRGQEVDFRVSVLPTALGEKIVLRILDRSLDILELDKLGFEPSSLARLKESCQRPHGLILACGPTGSGKTTTLYGILKFVDSPGKNIITVEDPVEFQIKGFNQVNIRTEVGLTFPVTLRSILRQDPDVILIGEIRDAQTLDIAVKAALTGHLVVSSLHTTTAAGSITRMINMGVEPFLICSSVVAIVSQRLVRRVCPKCRETYTLSDEAARPFKVKDLVPGHDMVFYKPKGCAKCFNTGYQGRVGITEILTLTPQVKELILVRSSEADIKACGRTQGMRTMREDAVIKAARGLTTLEEVVRLTAPD
- the rodA gene encoding rod shape-determining protein RodA, with the translated sequence MISQREIPRVIWIHTLLIIAIGLAALYSASFNNARAGQAVFYDQLWCALAAIVIMGALSHTDYRRFFEVSYAAYAVSVVFLVLVFVLGREALGATRWFSIGSFSFQPSEFSKLAVILMLARYFSQRRPRLSFDVTSILRRAVDYFLVPLMLTGISIFLIFKQPDLGTAILIFGIFLVMLFMSGLSFKMFAAFIAAVLAVVPFVWHVLKAYQRDRLLVFIDPSHDPTGAGYTIIQSKIAVGSGQLLGKGWLAGTQNQLNFLPERHTDFIFSVIGEEWGLAGAMFTVYCYAALIYCGFLIAGHHKDRFGQMVTVGIVSILAMQVVINIGMVVGLFPVVGITLPLVSYGRTSFVVFAVMLGFLLNLSKRRTMF